A genomic window from Fusarium falciforme chromosome 2, complete sequence includes:
- a CDS encoding Zn(2)-C6 fungal-type domain-containing protein, with translation MRSFSGCQTCRRRKLKCDEVKPICGPCRRGSRECCYSQRSIFRHFETSPRDKSKDGGFSQRQEQHVFQDDHVWLHVPAEREFLRFIHVKDPYTHQDDPVLRLGGAQEEERESIQILDFPGAILDSPVGESILTPADEPQDYPEHPQTPDIDEPASTSNLTALHLLRHFKQGPGQWMDIFDTGSYFSCKVPVIAATKPLLKSAVCAVSAKHLDRLSRAEAFSESSFHASRYAVDWHYQSAKHYGEAINHLKNAVDLRAYENDLSDKEDMLAAVAILCIYELMDAPDTAWRAHLKALPLFDPKSDPFAAPSSPVVIPRTAIQGPIFWSLARQDLLCAFISETQTRLDLKDMRLWQNAGLATNENGSLMPFSPPGSADVRTSADIEEDTKSNELTWLLGKISNYLTSGDAINPTDYALPHGQRPLVGVTQERLLKRWKLLMAELQKWYNSLPSTFQPSARTAYLGSEEACFTNFEQIWYELPICAATMQNYHMAMILLLVNRPQESTAIRSTVSARLNSYRQIQAKVHDHAREICGISLANPTDPMRINSVQALFVAGQVFFERCEQEAVLKLLEGIQRDLGWTTSFHTAKLVDEWPKG, from the exons ATGCGTTCCTTCTCTGGTTG TCAAACATGCAGGCGAAGGAAATTGAAGTGCGACGAGGTCAAGCCCATCTGCGGGCCCTGTCGCAGGGGTTCTCGGGAATGTTGCTACTCTCAGAGGTCGATATTTCGGCACTTTGAGACATCCCCGAGAGACAAGAGCAAAGACGGGGGCTTCTCACAACGCCAAGAGCAACACGTCTTCCAGGATGACCATGTATGGCTTCATGTGCCAGCTGAGCGTGAGTTTC TTCGGTTTATACATGTCAAAGACCCTTACACACACCAAGACGATCCTGTCCTGCGGCTTGGAGGCGCTCAGGAAGAGGAACGGGAATCGATTCAGATTCTTGACTTTCCTGGAGCCATTCTTGACTCACCTGTAGGAGAAAGCATCTTGACCCCAGCAGACGAACCTCAAGATTATCCTGAACACCCACAAACACCTGATATCGATGAGCCGGCATCAACATCAAACTTGACGGCATTGCATTTGCTAAGACATTTCAAGCAAGGTCCTGGTCAATG GATGGACATATTTGACACTGGGTCCTACTTCTCTTGCAAAGTCCCGGTCATAGCAGCCACAAAGCCCCTGCTGAAATCAGCAGTCTGCGCAGTCTCAGCCAAACATCTCGACCGCCTCTCTCGAGCAGAGGCTTTTTCCGAAAGCAGTTTCCATGCATCCCGTTACGCTGTTGACTGGCACTATCAGTCTGCAAAGCATTATGGCGAAGCTATTAACCACCTAAAAAATGCGGTTGACTTGCGAGCATACGAGAATGATTTGAGCGATAAAGAGGACATGCTTGCTGCTGTGGCAATACTCTGTATTTATGAACTCATGGATGCTCCCGATACAGCCTGGCGAGCACACCTCAAGGCATTACCGCTGTTTGATCCCAAATCAGATCCTTTCGCTGCCCCGTCATCGCCGGTAGTAATCCCTCGGACGGCGATCCAAGGCCCCATCTTTTGGAGTCTGGCAAGACAAGACTTGCTTTGCGCGT TTATCAGCGAAACACAGACTCGTCTTGATCTAAAAGACATGCGGCTTTGGCAGAATGCAGGTCTCGCCACAAATGAAAATGGCTCTCTAATGCCATTCAGTCCTCCCGGCTCAGCAGACGTTCGCACCTCGGCTGACATTGAGGAAGACACAAAGAGCAACGAGTTAACATGGCTCCTGGGCAAGATATCGAACTACCTTACGTCCGGTGATGCCATCAACCCCACGGACTACGCTCTGCCTCATGGGCAGCGTCCTCTAGTCGGAGTTACCCAGGAGCGGCTTCTTAAGCGATGGAAACTGTTGATGGCAGAGTTGCAGAAGTGGTACAATAGCCTCCCCTCGACCTTTCAACCGAGTGCCAGGACAGCATATTTAGGAAGTGAGGAGGCATGCTTCACCAACTTTGAACAAATATGGTACGAATTACCAATCTGCGCCGCAACAATGCAAAACTACCACATGGCCATGATTCTTTTGCTGGTCAACAGACCCCAGGAGTCAACAGCCATACGTTCCACAGTCTCCGCCCGCCTCAACTCTTACAGGCAGATCCAGGCCAAAGTACACGATCACGCCAGAGAGATATGCGGCATCAGTTTGGCAAATCCTACGGATCCCATGAGGATTAATTCAGTGCAGGCCCTGTTTGTCGCGGGGCAGGTGTTTTTTGAGAGGTGTGAGCAAGAGGCTGTTTTGAAGCTGCTTGAGGGGATACAGAGGGATCTTGGGTGGACTACTAGTTTTCATACTGCCAAGCTTGTTGATGAATGGCCAAAGGGGTGA
- a CDS encoding DUF1996 domain-containing protein, protein MKSTGLFRAFFGAALIAETVAFFRVTCAPWKRERIDSLISPGAESSHMHTFWGSRKISADTVNGADFQDGCTSCDNQLDKSAYWMPTLYYVKKNVTVPVKVGIFHVYYQGQENNPGLYPEDFALIGGNPKITEDEIREQGGNGIHWHFDESDEVKEKWQFPKKRGTGWLRGNVPFPGWVVKDKALGRYRACNDTVDTGCISVPGMFFAVWYDVGDAEFFTFEDGDYLTLSSGGGHTYHGDFIMGWDKSALWEVSHKTIEFAKIGGEAAYVRSDTCNATAEATTYLWDLDWQTVLAAKNGSLTESVVTGTYDNFLTITDGKSVNATWSGKWGEEGSSADDGEKALDEASSVSVSSPSTSTSAPSTVASSSGTADLSQTTLSTATISAKAQGIETVSTATLAASSTANAQPSPTTSNNKHHSSSKTHFRLHQAKKGCRASPPKERQD, encoded by the exons ATGAAGTCAACCGGCTTGTTCAGGGCCTTCTTCGGCGCTGCCCTCATTGCGGAAACAGTTGCCTTCTTCCGCGTTACCTGTGCACCATGGAAGCGCGAGCGAATCGATTCTCTTATCAGTCCGGGGGCTGAGAGTTCCCACATGCATACCTTCTGGGGATCCCGCAAGATCTCTGCAGACACGGTCAACGGAGCCGACTTCCAGGATGGATGCACTTCGTGCGATAATCAGCTTGACAAGTCTGCCTATTGGATGCCTACTTTGTATTATG TCAAGAAAAATGTCACTGTCCCCGTCAAGGTTGGCATTTTCCACGTGTATTATCAAGGGCAGGAGAACAACCCAGGTCTATACCCCGAGGACTTTGCCCTCATCGGTGGCAACCCCAAGATTACCGAAGACGAAATCCGAGAGCAGGGTGGCAATGGTATTCACTGG CACTTTGACGAGAGCGACGAAGTCAAGGAGAAGTGGCAGTTTCCCAAGAAGCGTGGCACAGGGTGGCTACGAGGCAACGTCCCCTTTCCGGGCTGGGTTGTCAAAGACAAGGCGTTGGGTCGATATCGTGCTTGCAATGACACTGTCGATACGGGGTGTATCAGCGTCCCGGGCATGTTTTTCGCTGTCTGGTATGATGTTGGCGATGCAGAGTTCTTCACTTTTGAAGACGGCGACTacttgaccttgtcaagCGGAGGAG GACATACCTACCACGGCGATTTCATCATGGGCTGGGACAAGTCGGCATTGTGGGAAGTCTCTCACAAAACAATCGAGTTCGCCAAGATCGGTGGGGAGGCCGCGTACGTTCGCAGCGACACCTGCAACGCAACGGCCGAGGCCACGACTTATCTTTGGGATCTTGACTGGCAGACTGTCCTGGCAGCAAAGAACGGGTCTCTGACTGAGTCCGTCGTGACTGGTACGTATGACAACTTTTTGACCATCACGGATGGAAAGAGTGTCAATGCCACGTGGAGTGGTAAATGGGGAGAAGAGGGCAGTTCCGCCGACGACGGGGAGAAGGCACTTGACGAAGCATCCTCTGTTTCTGTTTCGTCTccctcaacatcaacgagTGCTCCATCTACCGTGGCATCGTCTAGTGGAACGGCAGACCTCTCCCAGACGACGCTGTCGACGGCTACCATCTCCGCCAAGGCTCAAGGGATTGAAACCGTGTCAACGGCTACCCTAGCAGCTTCTTCGACTGCCAATGCGCAGCCTTCACCCACTAccagcaacaacaaacatCACTCTTCGAGCAAGACACACTTCCGCCTCCACCAGGCGAAGAAGGGTTGcagagcttctcctcccaAAGAGCGCCAAGATTGA